From a region of the Cherax quadricarinatus isolate ZL_2023a chromosome 75, ASM3850222v1, whole genome shotgun sequence genome:
- the Noa36 gene encoding zinc finger protein 330 homolog, with protein sequence MPKKKTGQRKKAEKQKARQKELRKGRANRSLADLPCNSIMECDRCQRRQKNRAFCYFCQSIQRLPQCAHCGKVKCMLKTGDCVVKHPGTYTTGLGMVGAICDFCEAWICHGRKCLQTHACTCPLVEATCIECERDVWSHGGRIFRCHYCQNFLCDDDQFEHQASCQVLEQESYKCLSCNRHGQYSCLRCKTCYCEEHVRRKGFKYDNKQKIPCPKCGYDTEETKELSMSTRTHKFGRQQLGADDDDEYEEGAVGYGNSYDDYYDDSDSDEDDDDDEDGDEDESEEEEEVEEEKVK encoded by the exons ATGCCCAAAAAAAAGACAGGGCAGAGGAAGAAGGCCGAGAAGCAGAAGGCTCGCCAGAAGGAATTGAGAAAGGGTCGAGCCAATCGCTCATTGGCTGATCTTCCATGTAATTCAATTATg GAATGTGACAGATGTCAGAGGCGTCAAAAGAATCGTGCATTCTGCTACTTCTGTCAGTCCATCCAACGCTTACCACAGTGTGCACATTGTGGCAAAGTCAAGTGTATGCTTAAAACAGgtgactgtgtagtgaagcaccCCGGCACATACACCACAGGCCTAGGCATGGTC GGAGCCATTTGTGATTTTTGCGAAGCCTGGATATGCCATGGTCGCAAGTGCCTCCAGACACATGCCTGTACGTGTCCTCTTGTTGAAGCCACATGCATAGAATGTGAACGAGAT GTTTGGAGTCACGGCGGACGTATCTTTCGTTGTCATTACTGCCAGAATTTCTTGTGTGACGATGATCAGTTTGAACATCAAGCATCGTGTCAAGTATTAGAGCAGGAATCCTATAAAT GTTTGTCATGCAATCGTCACGGACAGTACTCCTGTCTTCGGTGCAAGACATGTTATTGTGAGGAACACGTGCGTAGAAAAGGGTTCAAGTACGACAACAAGCAGAAGATTCCTTGTCCCAAGTGTGGTTATGATACTGAGGAAACTAAGGAACTTAGCATGTCAA CTCGCACTCACAAATTTGGACGACAACAACTTGGagccgatgatgatgatgagtacGAAGAAGGTGCCGTAGGGTACGGCAATAGCTACGATGACTACTATGACGACTCTGACTCTGACGAAGATGACGACGATGACGAGGATGGGGACGAGGACGAGtcggaagaggaagaggaagtggaagaggagaAAGTAAAATAA